Proteins co-encoded in one Thermoanaerobaculia bacterium genomic window:
- a CDS encoding alpha/beta fold hydrolase, which produces MAHNVAPGGAPRCRRPRQRKLDQIKRSMVRRTFPALGKLSVGLASRWAERLFRTPPRSARLVAESRALERGERISFSDRGRRIAAWRWGSAERTILLVHGWGGHAGRLSKFVDPLLDAGFSVVAIDAPAHGESGGRQTGLPDIARCIVAAEESAGPFAGAIAHSAGAAACVLAIRGGLALRRAVLLAPTTNPEEFSWRFARALRIPPDVREKMKERLAAQHGWQWPDLRLVACVPDRPLPLLIFHDERDHAVPLRDGEMIVRVWRGATIVRTRGLGHHKILRDPAVIASSVAFLAAEDRLASLPAGA; this is translated from the coding sequence ATGGCGCATAACGTCGCCCCCGGCGGAGCTCCCCGGTGCCGGCGACCGCGCCAAAGGAAGCTCGACCAGATCAAGCGGTCGATGGTGCGCCGGACGTTTCCCGCCCTGGGGAAACTCTCGGTCGGGCTCGCGTCGCGGTGGGCGGAGCGGCTCTTCCGGACCCCGCCCCGGTCGGCCCGGCTCGTGGCGGAGTCGCGGGCGCTCGAGCGGGGCGAGCGGATCTCCTTTTCCGATCGCGGACGCCGGATCGCCGCCTGGAGGTGGGGTTCGGCCGAGCGCACGATCCTCCTCGTCCACGGCTGGGGAGGGCATGCGGGACGCCTCTCGAAATTCGTCGACCCGCTCCTCGACGCGGGCTTCTCCGTGGTCGCGATCGACGCCCCGGCCCACGGCGAGTCCGGGGGGCGGCAGACGGGACTCCCGGACATCGCCCGCTGCATCGTCGCCGCCGAGGAGAGCGCGGGGCCGTTCGCCGGCGCGATCGCGCACTCGGCGGGCGCCGCCGCCTGCGTCCTCGCGATCCGCGGGGGACTCGCTCTCCGGCGGGCGGTGCTGCTCGCCCCGACGACCAATCCCGAGGAATTCTCCTGGCGGTTCGCTCGCGCGCTCCGGATCCCTCCGGACGTCCGCGAGAAGATGAAGGAGCGTCTGGCGGCGCAGCACGGGTGGCAGTGGCCCGACCTCCGCCTCGTCGCATGCGTGCCGGATCGCCCGCTCCCGCTCCTCATCTTTCACGACGAACGCGATCACGCGGTTCCTCTCCGCGACGGGGAAATGATCGTGCGCGTCTGGAGAGGCGCGACGATCGTGCGGACCCGCGGCCTCGGCCATCACAAGATCCTGAGGGATCCCGCGGTCATCGCGAGCTCGGTCGCGTTCCTCGCCGCGGAGGACCGGCTGGCGTCGCTTCCCGCCGGCGCGTGA